One window of Oreochromis niloticus isolate F11D_XX linkage group LG23, O_niloticus_UMD_NMBU, whole genome shotgun sequence genomic DNA carries:
- the LOC102080405 gene encoding leukotriene-B(4) omega-hydroxylase 2, with protein MALLHSVLSPVLSWMRLYSLMYIFSTGLLAVVAVLTVRKVWYSHRLSCFSKPQARSWLLGHLGQIQSTEEGLQQMDDLVKTYKHSCCWFLGPFYHLIRLFHPDYVKPLLMAPASMTVKKGLIYHHLQPWLGHSVLISNGEVWSRKRRLLTPAFHFDILKSYITIFNSSSKIMHVRYTQPCIQLCTKQFLVFVTI; from the exons ATGGCTCTCCTGCACAGTGTCCTCTCTCCGGTCCTCAGCTGGATGCGTCTCTATTCACTAATGTACATTTTCAGTACTGGACTGCTTGCTGTGGTTGCAGTTTTGACTGTGAGGAAAGTCTGGTACTCTCACAGGCTGTCATGCTTCAGCAAACCACAGGCACGCTCATGGCTGTTGGGCCATCTGGGGCAG ATCCAGAGCACAGAAGAAGGTCTCCAGCAGATGGATGATCTGGTGAAGACATACAAACACTCCTGCTGCTGGTTCCTCGGTCCTTTCTATCACTTGATCAGACTCTTCCACCCTGACTATGTCAAACCTCTGTTAATGGCACCTG CCAGCATGACGGTGAAAAAAGGGCTCATTTATCACCACCTACAGCCTTGGCTGG GACACAGTGTGTTGATCAGTAATGGCGAGGTTTGGTCTCGCAAAAGACGACTGCTGACTCCAgcttttcattttgatattttGAAGAGCTACATTACCATATTTAACTCCTCGTCTAAAATCATGCATGTAAGATACACACAGCCATGCATAcagttatgcacaaaacaattTTTGGTTTTCGTGACCATTTAG